From the genome of Thermoanaerobaculia bacterium:
GCATGTCGTCCGGGGCCATGAACTGCCCCTTCTTGACGTTCACCGCCCGGCCGGTCGCGGCGGCCGCCAGCAGGAGGTCGGTCTGGCGGCAGAGGAAGGCGGGGATCTGGAGGACGTCCACGACCTCCGCCGCGGGCGCGCATTGCGCCGGCTCGTGGACGTCGGTGAGCAGCGGCAGCGAGAACTGCCGGCGGACCTCGGCGAGGACCTCGAGGCCGAGGGCGAGGCCGGGTCCGCGAAAGGACTTCCCGGAGCTGCGGTTCGCCTTGTCGAACGAGGCCTTGAAGATCAGCTTCAGGCCGAGACGCTGCGCGATCCCGGCGAGGAGCCCGGCGGCGCGAAGCGTCGTCTCCATGCTCTCGATGACACAGGGACCGGAGATGACGGGAAGGTCCCGGCTGCCGATCGGGATGCCGGGTGCGAGCTCGACAGAGGGCGTCGTCACGCCAGCTGTCTTTCGCGCGCCTCGATCGCTTCGGGCCGCGCCTCGCCGGCGCGCTTCCTGTTCTCGGCGAGCGCCGCGGCGATGTAGGAGACGAAGAGCGGGTGCGGCTCGGTCGGCTTCGACTTGTACTCGGGATGGAACTGGCAGCCCAGGTACCAGGGGTGTCCGGGGAGCTCGACCATCTCGATGAACTTGCCGTCCGGGCTGCGGCCGGAGATCACCAGGCCATGCTCCTGGACGAGGGCCAGGTACTTGTGGTTGACCTCGTAGCGATGCCGGTGACGCTCGGAGATCGTCTCGACGCCGTAGATCGAGCGCGCGAGCGTGCCCTCCTTGAGGCTGCACGGATAGGCGCCCAGGCGCATCGTGCCGCCCATCTCCTCGACGCCCAGCAGGTCCCTGAGCTTGAAGATGACCGGCTGCGCGGCGTCGTTGTCGAACTCGGTGGACGTCGCCTCCTTGATGCCGCAGACGTTGCGCGCGAACTCGATGGTCATGCACTGCATGCCGAGGCAGATGCCGAAGAACGGCACCTTGTGCTCGCGGGCGTAGCGGATCGCCTTGATCTTGCCTTCGGTGCCGCGCTTGCCGAAGCCGATCGGCACCAGCAGCCCGTCGACCTCGAACAGGGCGCGCGGCCAGCTTCCGGCCTCGATCTCCTCGGCGTTGATGTAGACCAGCTCGACCTTGGTCTCGTTGGCGACGCCGCCGTGGGCGAGCGCCTCGTTGAGGCTCTTGTAGGCGTCCGGAAGCTCGATGTACTTGCCGACGATGCCGATACGCACTTTGTGCTTGGGGTTCTTGACCCGCGAAACGAGGGCCTCCCAGGGCGCGAGGTCGCGCTCGTAGCGTGGCAGGTTCAGCTGATCGAGGAGCGTCTCGTCGAGACCCTCGCGCGCGAACATCAGCGGTACTTCGTAGATCGTCGAGACGTCGCGCGCCGCGATCACCTGCTCGGGCGCGACGTTGCAGAACAGCGCGATCTTCCGCCGTACCTCGTCGGGAATCGCCCGGTCGGCGCGACAGAGCAGGACGTCGGCCTGGATGCCGAGCGCCCGCAGGTCGCGCACCGAGTGCTGGGTCGGCTTCGACTTCAGCTCTTCGGCGGCGGCGATATAGGGCACCAGGGTGAGATGGACGTTGACCGCGTTGTTCCGCCCGAGCTCCAGGCGGAACTGGCGGATCGCCTCGAGGAACGGCAGCGACTCGATGTCGCCGACCGTGCCGCCGATCTCGACGATCACCACGTCGACTCCCTTGCCGACGCGGATCATCGCCTCCTTGATCTCGTCGGTGATGTGCGGCACGACCTGAACGGTCTTGCCGAGGTAGTCGCCGCGGCGCTCCCTGTTGATCACCGTTTCGTAGATCCGCCCGGTGGTGTAGTTGTTGAGCTTCGAGGTGATGGTGTGGGTGAAGCGCTCGTAGTGCCCGAGGTCGAGGTCGGTCTCGGTACCGTCGTCGGTCACGAAGACCTCGCCATGTTGATAGGGCGACATGGTCCCCGGATCGACGTTGACGTAGGGGTCGAACTTCATCAGTGTGACGCGGAAGCCGCGCGACTCGAGGAGGGCTCCGATCGAGGCGGAGGCGACTCCCTTGCCGAGGGACGAAACCACGCCGCCGGTCACGAAAATGTACTTGGTCGTCATTGCTGCGCTCCTCATTGGGCGGTTGAGCCAGGATCCTGGCCCAGTTCGATCCGGAGCCGCGCGTCCACCTCGGCGGCATCCTCGGGGGTGTCGACCCCCAGCGACGGCCGGGCGCCGGTCAGGACCCGGATCGTCATGCGGTTCTCCAGAGCGCGCAGCTGCTCCAGGGATTCGCTTCGTTCGAGCGGTGTCTGGGGGAGGGCGGCGAGCTTCAGCAGCGCCTCCTTCTGGTAGCCGTAGATACCCAGATGGCGCAGGGGTGCGGCGCCCCCCGGCAGACGTGGAAACGGAATCGGCGCACGGCTGAAATAGAGCGCGTAGCCCTCGCGATCGAGAACCACCTTGACGGCGCTCGGGCTGTCGAGATCGCCGGGGAGAGCGTCGGCCGCCAGGGTGACGATCGGATCGCCGGGATAGGCGCGGAGATGGCTCGCGACCCGGCTGATGCCGTCGGGATCGATCAGCGGCTCGTCGCCCTGGATGTTGATCACCGCGGCGCAGTCCCAGTCCTTGGCCGCCCAGGCGATCCGGTCCGTGCCACTGGCGCATTCGGCGGGGGTCATCTCGACCTCGCCGCCGAAAAACTCGACGGCGCGTGCGATGCGCTCATCGTCGGTCAGGACGACGAGCCGGTCGAGCCCCCTGGCGCGGGCCGCACGGCGGTAGACATGTTCCACCATCGGCTTGCCGGCGAGCGGATACAGGGCCTTGCCGGGGAGCCTCTGCGAGCCGTAACGGGCGGGAATGGCCCCCACGATGGCGGAGCCCGGAGATGCTGCCGGGGGGCCGCTGGGACGATCGACGCCAGAGTAGGGGTGCACGTCTCAATTTACTTCGCCGCGCGGGGCGAGTCAATCACGCCACCACCGCCGGCCAACGCGGCCACTCTCGCGGCCTCCGCCGCCTTCTCCCCGGCGTCGTTGTGCTACCGTCGCGCGCTGTGTCGCGCGGGAATTCGAAGACTCCAAACCGCTTTGCCTGGAGCCGGTCTGCCTGGGTCGCCGCCGCCGCTGTCGTTTTCGCTCTCGCCGGCGTCGAGCTGCGGCACCGCACCCCTCTCTTCGGCGCGGCCGCCGACGCTCCGATCTGGATTTGGCGCAATCACGACCTGCGCCATGTCCAGGCGGCAGGCTTCTACGCCGTCAAGGAGTTCGACCTCGTCGAGGTCCCCTTGCAGGCCGAAGCCCGGATTCTCGGCGATGGCGAGTACCTGCTGCTGGTGAACGGTGCGCGCATCGGCTCGAACCGCTATACGTCTGCGGCGCCCATCGACCGCTACCGGGTCGAGCGCTTTCTGGTGCCGGGCCGCAATCGCCTGGTCGTCGAGCTCCGCAGCCCTTCCGGGGCCGGCGG
Proteins encoded in this window:
- the kdsB gene encoding 3-deoxy-manno-octulosonate cytidylyltransferase codes for the protein MVGAIPARYGSQRLPGKALYPLAGKPMVEHVYRRAARARGLDRLVVLTDDERIARAVEFFGGEVEMTPAECASGTDRIAWAAKDWDCAAVINIQGDEPLIDPDGISRVASHLRAYPGDPIVTLAADALPGDLDSPSAVKVVLDREGYALYFSRAPIPFPRLPGGAAPLRHLGIYGYQKEALLKLAALPQTPLERSESLEQLRALENRMTIRVLTGARPSLGVDTPEDAAEVDARLRIELGQDPGSTAQ
- a CDS encoding CTP synthase; the encoded protein is MTTKYIFVTGGVVSSLGKGVASASIGALLESRGFRVTLMKFDPYVNVDPGTMSPYQHGEVFVTDDGTETDLDLGHYERFTHTITSKLNNYTTGRIYETVINRERRGDYLGKTVQVVPHITDEIKEAMIRVGKGVDVVIVEIGGTVGDIESLPFLEAIRQFRLELGRNNAVNVHLTLVPYIAAAEELKSKPTQHSVRDLRALGIQADVLLCRADRAIPDEVRRKIALFCNVAPEQVIAARDVSTIYEVPLMFAREGLDETLLDQLNLPRYERDLAPWEALVSRVKNPKHKVRIGIVGKYIELPDAYKSLNEALAHGGVANETKVELVYINAEEIEAGSWPRALFEVDGLLVPIGFGKRGTEGKIKAIRYAREHKVPFFGICLGMQCMTIEFARNVCGIKEATSTEFDNDAAQPVIFKLRDLLGVEEMGGTMRLGAYPCSLKEGTLARSIYGVETISERHRHRYEVNHKYLALVQEHGLVISGRSPDGKFIEMVELPGHPWYLGCQFHPEYKSKPTEPHPLFVSYIAAALAENRKRAGEARPEAIEARERQLA
- the kdsA gene encoding 3-deoxy-8-phosphooctulonate synthase; this translates as MTTPSVELAPGIPIGSRDLPVISGPCVIESMETTLRAAGLLAGIAQRLGLKLIFKASFDKANRSSGKSFRGPGLALGLEVLAEVRRQFSLPLLTDVHEPAQCAPAAEVVDVLQIPAFLCRQTDLLLAAAATGRAVNVKKGQFMAPDDMRRVVDKIRAAGNDKVTVTERGASFGYHNLVVDMRSFAWMQQDGIPVIYDVTHSLQLPGAGADGTAGAREFAEPLARAAVAAGADGLFLEVHPDPDQALSDKDTQLPPERAEALLASLLRIRAAVCG